Proteins encoded in a region of the Roseateles sp. SL47 genome:
- a CDS encoding DUF7079 family protein, translated as MNHTDSPADRAAQLAIARLFLDTELDDLDLKAIANDLRATGLQPSDLQRIYETQVAPACWRNLRAVPGGAWAGFDEAALTDAINRHRVTESQAGGFLQRLRMRRWTADTRDQWTRVLQFVETDLQLSPDK; from the coding sequence ATGAACCACACTGATTCCCCGGCCGACCGAGCTGCACAATTGGCCATCGCTCGCCTGTTTCTGGACACTGAACTCGATGACCTCGACTTGAAGGCCATCGCAAACGATCTTCGCGCCACCGGTTTGCAGCCATCCGATCTGCAACGCATCTACGAGACCCAGGTCGCTCCTGCATGCTGGCGTAATTTAAGAGCCGTGCCTGGTGGCGCTTGGGCTGGTTTTGATGAGGCGGCCTTGACGGACGCGATCAACCGCCACCGCGTCACGGAATCTCAAGCCGGCGGATTTCTCCAGCGACTGCGCATGCGGCGCTGGACCGCCGACACACGGGACCAATGGACGCGCGTCCTTCAATTTGTCGAAACCGACCTCCAGTTGAGCCCGGACAAATGA
- a CDS encoding MSMEG_1061 family FMN-dependent PPOX-type flavoprotein: MTTNDTQQERHDNWRRPDLDALYDPPAERIQKAVLPHLVGSHIEYLKAATFFCLATGSKRGLDASPRGGPPGFVRVLDSRTVTYADWPGNNRIESLRNLESDDRLGMLFLFPGLEIFMRINGRGRISTEPSLLATLKEGERMPKTATVVSIDEVLMHCGKAVNRAKLWQDDSRIDRHALPTVGQMLAELTQHGDPQAGMSDEQIGQANAQYQHRVRNDLY; the protein is encoded by the coding sequence ATGACGACGAACGACACCCAGCAGGAGCGCCACGACAACTGGCGACGACCAGACCTCGATGCGCTCTACGACCCACCGGCCGAGAGAATCCAGAAGGCCGTGCTTCCTCACCTTGTGGGGTCTCACATCGAATACTTGAAAGCCGCAACCTTCTTCTGCCTGGCGACCGGCAGCAAGCGCGGACTCGATGCATCGCCACGAGGCGGTCCGCCCGGTTTCGTCCGCGTCCTCGACAGCCGAACGGTGACCTATGCCGACTGGCCTGGCAACAACCGAATCGAGTCACTGCGCAATCTCGAAAGCGACGACCGCCTGGGCATGTTGTTTCTGTTCCCAGGGCTGGAAATCTTCATGCGCATCAACGGGCGCGGCCGAATCTCGACCGAGCCGTCTCTGCTGGCAACGCTGAAAGAAGGCGAACGCATGCCTAAGACGGCCACCGTGGTGAGCATCGACGAGGTGCTGATGCATTGCGGCAAGGCAGTGAACCGGGCGAAGCTCTGGCAGGACGACTCGCGCATAGACCGCCATGCGTTGCCCACCGTCGGCCAGATGTTGGCAGAGCTGACCCAGCACGGCGACCCGCAGGCTGGCATGAGCGACGAGCAGATCGGGCAGGCCAACGCTCAATACCAACACAGGGTCCGCAACGACCTCTACTGA
- a CDS encoding AraC family transcriptional regulator translates to MTNLHFAVKARDRSDGPVLFVVLGSGEDELATEPHQHARGQLFGSLRGLVNVELDDGAWIVPAIHAVWIPPHHKHGGTTHGPFHGWSVYVAESACDNLPRQPCTLRTSGLLREAVLRASQWPFAPLNGQMSHLAEVILDEIRTLPVEPLGLPFPREPRLQRIARALIAHPADDRDLERWAVWASVSSRTLSRRFVAETGFHFTAWRQRARLMRSLEMLAAGMPVTAIALDLGYSTASAYIALFRRTFGETPAAYRLRLQP, encoded by the coding sequence ATGACCAACTTGCACTTCGCCGTGAAGGCTCGTGACAGATCGGACGGCCCAGTCCTGTTCGTGGTCCTCGGAAGCGGCGAGGACGAACTCGCCACCGAACCCCATCAGCACGCGCGCGGACAACTCTTCGGTTCTCTTCGCGGCCTCGTGAATGTTGAACTTGACGACGGTGCATGGATCGTTCCCGCGATCCATGCCGTGTGGATACCGCCCCATCACAAACATGGCGGCACCACGCATGGCCCCTTCCATGGCTGGAGCGTGTACGTGGCCGAGAGTGCGTGCGACAACCTGCCCCGCCAACCCTGCACACTGCGGACCTCGGGCCTGCTCCGCGAAGCGGTGCTGCGCGCGAGCCAGTGGCCTTTCGCCCCGCTCAACGGGCAGATGTCGCACCTGGCCGAAGTGATCCTCGATGAAATCCGGACGCTTCCGGTGGAACCCCTCGGCCTGCCGTTTCCCCGCGAGCCGCGTCTGCAACGGATAGCCAGGGCCTTGATCGCCCACCCGGCCGACGACCGCGATCTGGAGCGCTGGGCAGTGTGGGCCTCGGTAAGTTCACGCACGCTGAGCCGTCGATTTGTCGCGGAAACCGGGTTCCATTTCACTGCGTGGCGTCAGCGGGCAAGATTGATGCGGTCACTCGAAATGCTCGCGGCCGGCATGCCGGTCACCGCGATTGCGCTCGACCTGGGCTATTCGACGGCCAGTGCCTACATCGCGTTATTCCGACGCACATTCGGTGAAACGCCTGCCGCTTACCGGCTGCGGCTCCAGCCTTGA
- a CDS encoding DUF2971 domain-containing protein codes for MAVSYVMYQYRPDGCDGNRDRDLEALVASTVWSSKREYLNDPFEFAALLGQDRFPDLVARASDVGITCFSRAKTNPLLWSHYANAHKGFAIGWDMSHAFFGRVNGMAASIILDVLYEDVPPDPSSFCDEGSYLKAALTTKPTVWSYEQEVRLIAERGGRRHVIPKEAIKQVLFGMAMTEQRMVEIRSHVRAAGICPEFARMERRAGSYGVVPVQL; via the coding sequence ATGGCAGTCAGCTACGTGATGTATCAATACCGACCCGACGGTTGCGACGGCAATCGTGATCGTGATCTTGAGGCCCTCGTCGCGAGTACTGTTTGGTCGTCAAAGCGCGAGTATCTCAATGATCCGTTTGAGTTCGCGGCGTTGCTTGGACAGGACAGGTTCCCCGATCTTGTCGCTCGTGCAAGTGACGTTGGAATAACGTGCTTCTCCCGTGCTAAGACCAATCCCCTCCTGTGGTCGCACTATGCCAATGCACATAAGGGATTCGCGATAGGCTGGGACATGTCCCACGCGTTTTTTGGACGCGTAAATGGGATGGCAGCGTCCATCATCCTCGATGTTTTGTATGAGGATGTGCCGCCGGATCCCAGTAGCTTTTGCGATGAAGGTTCGTACTTGAAGGCAGCACTGACAACAAAGCCCACGGTCTGGTCGTACGAACAAGAGGTTCGACTGATCGCCGAGAGAGGTGGCAGACGTCACGTCATTCCGAAGGAGGCGATCAAGCAGGTCTTGTTCGGGATGGCCATGACTGAGCAACGCATGGTTGAAATTCGTTCGCATGTACGCGCGGCTGGGATATGCCCCGAGTTCGCAAGAATGGAACGGCGGGCCGGCAGCTATGGGGTTGTTCCTGTGCAGCTATAA
- a CDS encoding NAD(P)/FAD-dependent oxidoreductase, producing the protein MTPHTRPIVIVGGGAGGLELACKLGRKFGPELVTLVDPHPFHIWKPTLHEVAAGTVDLHHEALSYAMLAHDNRFTFVLGSMTGLDLAGKSITVSAVEIEPGAMLMPERRVAFAKLCMAVGSICNHHGVPGAEAHAIALTSHADAERFRRTLIRRLVAAAAEKDRNPDAAVKVVIIGGGATGVELAAELRDAASSYADYGERRLDPVKDVHITILESGARVLRPLPERVSRTANRLLKRRRIEVVPYCRVARIEADAVVNQTGLRFAADLCVWAAGIQAPEFLRELGLPTNRVNQLEVTDRLHSTATEDVYALGDCAACVMPDGSLVPARAQAAHQQAQYLFDTFCRQLQGRRPPARGFRYRDSGSLVSIGQRTSVGSLVGSFRGASWFIQGTVARWLYLSLHLMHHRELVGAMRMLGLAVARRLMRRSTAQVKLH; encoded by the coding sequence ATGACCCCCCACACTCGCCCCATCGTGATCGTCGGCGGCGGCGCCGGCGGGCTGGAGCTGGCGTGCAAGCTCGGCCGCAAATTCGGCCCCGAGCTTGTGACGCTGGTTGATCCGCATCCGTTCCACATCTGGAAACCGACGCTGCATGAGGTGGCGGCCGGCACGGTCGATCTCCACCATGAAGCCCTGTCGTACGCGATGTTGGCTCACGACAACCGGTTTACCTTCGTACTGGGCTCGATGACGGGCCTGGACCTGGCGGGAAAGTCCATCACCGTGTCAGCGGTGGAGATCGAGCCTGGGGCGATGCTGATGCCGGAGCGGAGAGTCGCCTTCGCCAAGCTATGCATGGCCGTGGGCAGCATCTGCAACCATCACGGGGTGCCGGGCGCGGAGGCGCATGCCATCGCCCTCACCTCGCATGCCGACGCGGAGCGGTTCCGGCGGACGCTGATTCGGCGCCTCGTGGCTGCGGCTGCGGAGAAGGACCGCAACCCGGATGCGGCCGTCAAGGTGGTGATCATTGGCGGCGGAGCGACCGGCGTGGAGTTGGCCGCCGAGTTGCGTGATGCAGCGAGTTCCTATGCGGACTATGGTGAGCGCCGGCTGGACCCAGTCAAAGATGTGCACATCACCATCCTGGAGAGTGGTGCCCGAGTGCTGCGGCCGCTGCCGGAGCGCGTGTCGCGCACGGCCAATCGCTTGCTCAAGCGGCGTCGGATTGAAGTGGTGCCTTATTGCCGCGTGGCCCGCATCGAGGCTGATGCGGTGGTGAATCAGACCGGGTTGCGGTTTGCCGCCGATCTTTGTGTGTGGGCGGCCGGCATCCAGGCGCCGGAGTTCCTTCGCGAGTTGGGGCTGCCCACCAATCGTGTGAATCAGCTGGAGGTGACCGACCGGCTCCACAGCACCGCGACCGAAGACGTCTACGCCCTGGGCGATTGCGCCGCCTGCGTGATGCCGGACGGCAGCTTGGTGCCGGCGCGCGCGCAGGCGGCGCATCAACAGGCGCAATACCTCTTTGACACCTTCTGCCGTCAATTGCAGGGCCGTCGCCCTCCCGCCAGAGGGTTCCGGTACCGGGACAGCGGCTCCCTGGTCTCCATCGGCCAGCGCACCAGCGTGGGCAGCTTGGTGGGGTCATTCAGAGGCGCGTCATGGTTCATTCAGGGGACGGTGGCGCGGTGGCTCTACCTGAGCCTGCATCTGATGCATCACCGCGAATTGGTCGGGGCGATGCGGATGCTGGGACTGGCGGTGGCCAGACGGCTGATGAGAAGGTCTACGGCGCAGGTGAAACTGCATTGA
- a CDS encoding helix-turn-helix domain containing protein, translated as MMISSATRIEPPAPPPRPRGRPSRRVALLATAVRLLGERGIRDLTLEEVSSATGLTRGAIYWHFVSKERLVEEALAATTLPLETLQPPAQDDPCRDVAQALVACIAQESQRVFCQTLLFNAGEPAVRARTARIHNAVTRFLVRHCMPPRSVGDRSGRRPAMCLAQGLLLGLLIECVLSRPPALPDPDALADSLRRILGAEEDKPSGDESNPGDSLQARRSAGRSPRRSEGQGADQDAGQDAGHDAAQAAAQPAASTLAHQPFAPRATPRSVPRTSPSASPSAPCPAASPSASLPPLPPTPRQ; from the coding sequence ATGATGATCAGCTCAGCGACACGCATCGAACCACCGGCGCCCCCTCCCCGTCCGCGCGGCCGACCCTCACGGCGTGTGGCCCTGCTGGCCACCGCAGTGCGGCTGCTCGGGGAACGTGGCATCCGCGACCTGACACTGGAGGAGGTGTCCTCCGCCACCGGGCTCACACGCGGGGCGATCTATTGGCACTTTGTGTCCAAGGAGCGCCTCGTGGAGGAAGCGCTGGCGGCCACCACCCTGCCGCTGGAAACACTTCAGCCGCCGGCGCAGGACGATCCTTGCCGGGATGTGGCGCAGGCGCTTGTGGCGTGTATAGCGCAGGAGTCGCAACGGGTGTTCTGCCAGACCCTGCTCTTCAATGCAGGGGAACCTGCCGTGCGGGCGCGCACGGCACGTATTCACAATGCAGTGACGCGATTCCTGGTGCGGCATTGCATGCCGCCTCGCAGCGTCGGGGACCGCAGTGGTCGACGTCCGGCGATGTGCCTGGCGCAGGGGCTGCTGCTGGGGCTGCTGATTGAATGCGTGCTGTCACGTCCGCCCGCCCTGCCGGATCCAGACGCGCTGGCGGATTCGCTGCGCCGCATTCTTGGGGCCGAGGAAGACAAGCCGTCGGGGGATGAATCGAATCCTGGCGATTCACTGCAAGCCAGGCGAAGTGCAGGACGAAGTCCGCGACGGAGTGAGGGACAGGGCGCGGACCAGGATGCGGGGCAGGATGCCGGGCACGACGCTGCACAGGCAGCTGCACAGCCCGCGGCATCGACGTTGGCGCACCAGCCCTTTGCGCCACGGGCGACGCCTCGATCCGTGCCGCGTACCTCACCGAGCGCTTCACCTAGCGCGCCCTGCCCCGCGGCGTCACCTTCAGCGTCCTTGCCCCCCTTGCCGCCCACTCCACGCCAATGA
- the adeC gene encoding AdeC/AdeK/OprM family multidrug efflux complex outer membrane factor has product MSRPTSFPTLLSLGSLTMALVLTGCVNLAPHYDRPAAPVPAQYPDTAGAGSASAASTSATTSASATAAAEVDWNDFFADPKLRQLVRLSLDNNRDLRVAVLDIVQARAQYRIQDAATVPSLSANGSLTGARTPADLSSTGRAVTSHEYSTTLGVSAYELDLFGRVRNLSTQALEQYLATEEARRSTQISMVAEVATAYLTWAADLERLSLARETLRSQSDTLALTQRQFDLGSASALTLRQVQTSVESARVDVARYTGQVAQDRNALALLLGCPVPDDLAPQTLGDSLNALPELPAGLPSDLLLRRPDLLQSEHKLKAAMANIGAARAAFYPRISLTASAGSSSAELSGLFKGGSGTWSFLPQISLPIFDGGNNQAGLDNAVAARDIAVAQYEKAIQTAFREVADALVQRQSLGEQLQAQQALVDASGDALKLSDARFSRGVDSYLDVLDAQRTWYSAQQNLISTRLSRLTNSVTLYKTLGGGWKG; this is encoded by the coding sequence ATGTCTCGTCCGACCTCATTTCCGACGCTGCTGAGCCTGGGCTCACTCACCATGGCCCTGGTGCTGACGGGCTGCGTCAACCTGGCACCGCATTACGACCGTCCTGCGGCTCCGGTGCCGGCGCAATATCCCGACACTGCCGGCGCGGGTTCGGCCAGCGCTGCATCGACTTCAGCCACCACGTCCGCATCGGCCACGGCTGCTGCGGAGGTCGACTGGAACGATTTCTTCGCAGACCCCAAGCTGCGCCAGCTGGTCCGCCTCTCGCTGGACAACAACCGTGACCTGCGGGTGGCGGTGTTGGACATCGTGCAGGCGCGGGCTCAATATCGCATCCAGGACGCGGCGACGGTGCCATCGCTGAGTGCCAACGGCAGCCTGACTGGTGCACGCACACCGGCGGATCTGTCCAGCACCGGCCGTGCGGTCACCAGCCACGAATACAGCACCACGCTGGGCGTGAGTGCCTACGAGCTGGATCTGTTCGGCCGCGTTCGCAACCTCAGCACGCAGGCGCTGGAGCAATACCTCGCCACCGAGGAGGCGCGTCGCAGCACGCAGATCTCCATGGTGGCCGAGGTGGCCACTGCCTACCTCACCTGGGCGGCGGATCTGGAACGCCTGTCACTGGCGCGGGAAACGCTGCGCAGTCAGAGCGACACACTCGCCCTGACCCAACGGCAGTTTGACCTGGGCTCGGCTTCGGCACTCACGCTTCGGCAGGTGCAGACCAGCGTCGAGAGCGCACGTGTGGATGTGGCCCGCTACACCGGGCAGGTCGCCCAGGACCGCAATGCCCTGGCTCTGCTGCTGGGTTGCCCCGTGCCGGACGACCTGGCGCCGCAGACGCTGGGCGATTCCCTCAATGCGCTGCCGGAGCTGCCGGCCGGCTTGCCGTCGGACCTGCTGCTGCGTCGCCCGGACCTGCTGCAATCGGAGCATAAGCTCAAGGCGGCCATGGCCAACATCGGCGCGGCGCGTGCGGCGTTTTATCCGCGCATCAGCCTGACCGCCTCGGCAGGAAGCAGCAGCGCGGAGCTGTCGGGCCTGTTCAAGGGCGGCTCGGGGACCTGGAGCTTCCTTCCGCAGATCAGCCTGCCGATCTTTGACGGCGGCAACAACCAGGCCGGGCTGGACAACGCCGTCGCCGCGCGGGACATCGCGGTGGCCCAGTATGAAAAGGCCATCCAGACCGCCTTCCGCGAGGTGGCCGATGCACTGGTGCAACGGCAATCGCTCGGGGAGCAACTGCAGGCGCAGCAGGCACTGGTGGACGCCAGTGGCGATGCGCTGAAGCTCTCGGACGCGCGGTTCTCGCGGGGGGTGGACAGCTATCTGGATGTGCTTGACGCACAGCGGACCTGGTACAGCGCCCAGCAGAACCTGATCAGCACGCGGCTGTCCCGCCTGACCAACAGCGTCACGCTCTACAAGACGCTGGGTGGTGGCTGGAAGGGCTGA